In Listeria cossartiae subsp. cossartiae, one genomic interval encodes:
- a CDS encoding DUF1398 domain-containing protein, with the protein MINEQSILQAATSEKNAGDFPKVVQGFKDLGVTKYQFLVQKGVYVFWDETNTRVESKLNGVSMPVTEEISSEKMKDAIKQAQAGKIDFETFIKLAGLAGVRLWEADLTAMKVTYIDNAGNDLVIEPIPSV; encoded by the coding sequence ATGATAAATGAGCAATCGATTTTACAAGCAGCAACAAGTGAAAAAAACGCCGGAGACTTTCCAAAAGTAGTTCAAGGTTTTAAAGATCTCGGTGTAACTAAATATCAATTTTTAGTCCAAAAGGGCGTTTATGTCTTTTGGGATGAAACAAATACTCGAGTAGAATCTAAATTAAATGGCGTATCTATGCCAGTTACAGAAGAAATCTCAAGCGAGAAAATGAAAGATGCCATCAAACAAGCACAAGCGGGAAAAATAGATTTTGAAACATTTATCAAACTAGCTGGGTTAGCAGGTGTCAGACTGTGGGAAGCTGATTTAACTGCAATGAAAGTAACCTATATAGATAATGCTGGAAATGATTTAGTAATCGAACCAATTCCAAGCGTTTAA
- a CDS encoding sulfite exporter TauE/SafE family protein, protein MDIITYFLIALSTSVVGSFLGIGGGVILLPILLLLGVSQGTAAFSSALTVFTMAIFTCSIYYKRKQGDVGLALKIAVTSIPTTFLGAMVNQMLPEAVYRFLYGALIVVLLGIMIWKKKRHNEKPHFLSKYRIIPYVFGVIIGFLAGLFGIGGGPIVIPILLLIFMLNQKTASATSSYVTLLTSLASIGSYALIGGSDFSIGIYMIPGAIIGALIGTRLNKLLDEKWIAILFNILLVALFALNLIKI, encoded by the coding sequence ATGGATATTATCACATACTTTCTGATTGCACTAAGCACAAGTGTTGTAGGGAGTTTTTTAGGGATTGGTGGCGGAGTTATTCTTTTGCCGATTCTACTCTTACTGGGAGTTTCTCAAGGGACGGCGGCATTTAGTTCGGCGCTTACCGTGTTCACGATGGCGATTTTTACATGCAGTATTTACTATAAAAGAAAGCAAGGCGATGTAGGGCTGGCGCTGAAAATCGCTGTAACTAGCATTCCGACGACTTTTCTTGGTGCAATGGTGAACCAAATGTTACCAGAAGCCGTTTATCGTTTTTTATATGGTGCGTTAATTGTTGTTTTACTAGGGATAATGATTTGGAAAAAGAAACGACACAATGAAAAACCACATTTTTTAAGTAAATATCGTATAATTCCTTATGTATTCGGGGTGATTATTGGGTTTTTAGCTGGTTTATTTGGGATTGGCGGAGGACCTATTGTCATACCGATTTTATTACTCATTTTCATGCTAAATCAAAAGACAGCATCCGCGACATCGAGCTATGTGACGCTACTGACATCACTCGCAAGCATCGGTTCCTACGCGCTCATTGGCGGTAGTGATTTTTCGATTGGGATTTATATGATACCAGGGGCGATAATTGGTGCTTTGATTGGAACACGACTAAATAAACTCTTAGATGAAAAATGGATTGCGATTTTATTCAACATTTTACTCGTAGCCCTATTTGCTTTAAATTTAATTAAAATTTAG
- a CDS encoding DUF3116 family protein, with the protein MDEPTKAVIYQILSKTEEPNATMDHLVFEMMEFPGAAAFTKNELLFGVYWLEAQHYIFRSTKKQVTRYYRTPKGYEKLLELERFKK; encoded by the coding sequence ATGGACGAACCAACGAAAGCGGTAATCTATCAAATTTTATCTAAAACAGAAGAACCAAATGCGACGATGGATCACTTGGTTTTTGAAATGATGGAATTTCCAGGAGCTGCGGCTTTTACTAAAAATGAGTTGTTGTTCGGCGTATACTGGCTTGAAGCGCAACATTATATTTTCAGAAGTACAAAAAAGCAAGTTACGAGATATTACCGAACGCCGAAAGGGTATGAAAAACTGCTTGAATTAGAACGCTTCAAAAAATGA
- a CDS encoding GNAT family N-acetyltransferase, whose amino-acid sequence MTTTDLEDFLSTAITDYAKEKVEAGTWAEEESLAKSQDSFNKLLYDGITTPNEYLYKIVDEEKIGYLWFHVDETLSGKTAFIYDFVIFEAFRCKGFGTKTLAALDTLAKEMGIMKIELHVFAHNQTAIGLYNKVGFQNTDITMAKYL is encoded by the coding sequence ATGACTACTACTGATTTAGAAGATTTTTTATCCACGGCAATTACAGATTACGCTAAAGAAAAAGTCGAAGCAGGCACTTGGGCCGAAGAGGAATCCTTAGCAAAATCTCAAGACAGCTTCAATAAATTGCTATACGATGGCATTACTACACCAAACGAGTACCTTTACAAGATTGTCGATGAGGAAAAAATCGGCTATTTATGGTTCCATGTAGACGAAACACTTTCCGGAAAAACGGCTTTTATTTATGATTTTGTGATTTTCGAGGCATTCCGGTGTAAAGGATTCGGAACAAAAACATTAGCTGCATTAGATACACTCGCGAAAGAAATGGGAATTATGAAAATCGAACTTCATGTTTTCGCGCACAATCAAACAGCAATCGGTTTGTATAACAAAGTCGGTTTTCAAAACACGGATATTACAATGGCAAAATATTTATAA